The Asticcacaulis excentricus CB 48 genomic sequence GACCTCGCCCCACGGATTGATGATCATCGAATGGCCCCACGTTTTACGGCCATCTTTGTGTTGACCGCCCTGCGCCGGGGCAAAAACGAAACAGCCGGTTTCAATAGCACGGGCGCGCAGCAGCACCTCCCAGTGCGCCTGACCGGTCGGCACCGTAAAGGCGGCCGGCACCGCGATCATCGACGCCCCGCCTTGCGCCAGCGCGCGGTGCAGATAGCCGAACCGCACATCGTAGCAGATAGTCAGGCCCAGTCCGCCCCACGGCGTCGGCGCAATCACCGCACGTTCGCCACCGCAGACACCCGCCGATTCGCGATAGACCTCGCCATTGGGCGTGGTGGCGTCAAACAGGTGGATCTTGTCATAGAAGGCGACCTCTTCGCCCATCTCATCGAAGAATAAGGTCCGGTTGACCGCCCGTTCTTCGCCCGCGACCGGCGAACGGACAATGGCCGAGCCCAGCAGGGTCGGGACGCGGTAGCGCGCCACTAGCGCCTTGACGCCCGCCACACAGGCGTCGGCGTCGAGCGTGGTGACGACCTGCGCCTTCTTCTCCTTGCGCTGCTCCATCAGGTTGGAACATTCGGGCGTCAGGATAAGCTGCGCCCCTGAAGCTACCGCCGTTTCATACAGCGGTTTCAGGTGTTCATACGCGCGCACCGGGTCGGCGGGCGTGTTCAGTTGCAGCAGGGCGACTTTGAGCGGAGCGACCTTTACCATTTACGACGCCAGCAAGGGGTCCAGACCGCCGCGCGAATCGAGCGACACCAGATCATCGCAGCCGCCGACGTGCAGGCCATCAATGAAGATTTGCGGATAGGTGGCGCGGCCCGACCGCTCATTCATCTCCTTGCGTAGTTCCGGATCGTTGGAGGCAACGATTTCCTGGTACGGAGCGCCCTTGGAGTCCAGCAGCGCCTTGGCGCGTTCGCAATAGGGGCAGTAGGGCTTGGTATAGATTTCAATATTCGGCATGGGGGTCCACAGTCAAAACGCAACCTTGTCACAGACCATTATATAGGCAAGGGTTTGCAAGTTTTAAAGACGGACCTGTGGCCGACGCGCGACAGAAAGAACGCGCACTTTCAGACTTCCATAGCCGGCACCGCGCGGGCCAGCACCAGCACATCGACTTCGCGCGGCCCCGCTTCCCGCAGGGCTTTGGCGCAGGCCGACAGCGTCGCGCCGGAGGTGAACACGTCATCGACCAGCAGCACCCGCCGCCCGCGCAAACGCCGTGCGCCGGAGGCCTTTACCGCAAAAGCCCCCTTCACATTCTCAAAACAATCTTCGCGGCGGCCTTTGGCCGTGCGGGCGCGGCTGAACTGCACCGTCGTGGCGCGTTGACGGATCAGCGCGTCGGGCACGAAGTCCTTCTAATACTGTCGCGCCAGAGGCCGGGCCAGCTCCGCTGCCTGATTGTAGCAGCGCTGAAACAGTCTGCGCCAGTGCAAGGGCATGGGCACGATCACATCAACCTCCTCCATCAGCTCAGCCCCGGCCCGCGACACAGCCCGACAGGATGGGCCGCAGATCAAGCCGGTCAGCGTGTTTGCAGGCCAGAATCAAAACCTTAGAGGCATCGGTATAAAGACAGGCGGCACGGCCACGACGAAAGGGAAACGGCTTTTGCGTGCAGCCGTCGCAAAGGGCCCCGGCCCCGAGAAACAGCCCGCCTTCAAACGGTCGGGCACACATGTCAAAGCCCTGCCCGGTCAGAAACCGAATGGCGCTCCAGTCATCCGCCATCAGACCGCCGGCCTGCACCGCGTCTTTCACCCCGGCGGAGCCGCGCAGGTCCGGGTCGTGATTGAGCGCCTGACGCGGATAAAGGGCGTCGAGCAGCCGCGTCCCGCCTTCGCGCAGACGCGGGACGAGCGCCTGTTCTGTCACCCACGCTTTCAGACCGCCTATGGACAGCCGCATACTTCCCCCCTATCTGCGAAGCATGACAACACCGCGCCTCTTCGATCGTCAACTCTTGCGTCACCGCCTCGACCGCACGTCGGGCGATTTTGTCACAGCCAACTTCCTCAAACGCCGCAGCGCCGAGGACATGATCGACACGCTTGCGGCCATCAACCGCCGCTTTGACGTGACGCTGGAGATCGGCCGACGCGATGGCACTTTCTCCGAGCTATTGGCCGAGACGCCGGAGGTGGCAGCGAAGATCGGCTATCTGATCGAAAGTGACCTGTCGGCCCGCCACTGCCCCGCCGTAGTGCTGGACGAAGAGGCCCTGCCCTTTGGCGATGATACGCTTGATCTGGTGGTGTCGACTCTGGCCTTTCACACCACCAACGACCTGCCCGGCGTACTGGTGCAGTTGCGCCGTGCCCTGCGGCCCGATGGCCTGCTGATTGCCTCGCAATTCGGCGGCGAGACCCTTCATGAGCTGCGTCGCGTGCTGATGGAGGCCGAACTGGAAATCCGCGGCGGGACGGGTGCGCGCGTCGCCCCCTTTGCCGAAGGGCCGGACTGCGTGGACCTTTTGCGCCGCGCCGGGTTCAACATGCCAGTCGTCGATACGGACAAGGTGGTGGTCAGCTATGCCCATCCGCTCAGCCTGCTGCGTGATCTGCGGGCGATGGGAGAAACCAACATCCTGTTCGACCGCCCGCGCAAGGGGTTGAACCGGGCCATCCTCAGCCGGGCGTTTGAACTTTATGCCGAACGCTACCCGCATCCGGAAGGCGGCGTGCGCGCCACGTTTGAGGTCATCACCCTGTCCGGCTGGACCCCGCACGAAAGCCAGCAAAAGCCGCTCCGTCCGGGTTCCGCCACGGTGCGTCTGGCCGACGCGCTGGGGGTGAAGGAAGGGAAGCTGTAGTCTCTGCCCTATGCCAAGGGCATGGGGAAGTGTCAGTCAGCGGAGCGAACTGACGGAGGGGGATAGCGCATCGACGTCAAAGGCCTTCGCCTCTGATTTCTTTCGAGGCGTCCCCCTCCGTCAGCTTCGCTGACACCTCCCCATTGCTACGCAACAGGGAGGAGGGATTAAATCAAATCATTGAGATACGCCACCAACGGCAGGTCTGCCGGGGGCATGGGATAGTCGCGCATGTCTTTGGGCCGTACCCATTTCAGCGCTGTGTGTTCCTTCGGTTGCGGCGTGCCCTCCCAGCGGCGGATCAGGTAGAGTGGCATTAGCAGGTGAAACATCTCATAGGTGTGCGAAGCAAAGACGAAGGGAGCCAGACAGGCGGCCCTGGTCGTAATACCCAGTTCTTCCTCAAGCTCACGGATCAGCGCCGCTTCGGGGGTTTCGCCGGCTTCGACCTTG encodes the following:
- a CDS encoding carbon-nitrogen hydrolase family protein, translated to MVKVAPLKVALLQLNTPADPVRAYEHLKPLYETAVASGAQLILTPECSNLMEQRKEKKAQVVTTLDADACVAGVKALVARYRVPTLLGSAIVRSPVAGEERAVNRTLFFDEMGEEVAFYDKIHLFDATTPNGEVYRESAGVCGGERAVIAPTPWGGLGLTICYDVRFGYLHRALAQGGASMIAVPAAFTVPTGQAHWEVLLRARAIETGCFVFAPAQGGQHKDGRKTWGHSMIINPWGEVMSRLDHDHPAVLMAEIDLSEVARARTAIPQLQHDRTFVRV
- the grxC gene encoding glutaredoxin 3, with product MPNIEIYTKPYCPYCERAKALLDSKGAPYQEIVASNDPELRKEMNERSGRATYPQIFIDGLHVGGCDDLVSLDSRGGLDPLLAS
- a CDS encoding ComF family protein gives rise to the protein MPDALIRQRATTVQFSRARTAKGRREDCFENVKGAFAVKASGARRLRGRRVLLVDDVFTSGATLSACAKALREAGPREVDVLVLARAVPAMEV
- a CDS encoding class I SAM-dependent methyltransferase, which translates into the protein MDSRILPPYLRSMTTPRLFDRQLLRHRLDRTSGDFVTANFLKRRSAEDMIDTLAAINRRFDVTLEIGRRDGTFSELLAETPEVAAKIGYLIESDLSARHCPAVVLDEEALPFGDDTLDLVVSTLAFHTTNDLPGVLVQLRRALRPDGLLIASQFGGETLHELRRVLMEAELEIRGGTGARVAPFAEGPDCVDLLRRAGFNMPVVDTDKVVVSYAHPLSLLRDLRAMGETNILFDRPRKGLNRAILSRAFELYAERYPHPEGGVRATFEVITLSGWTPHESQQKPLRPGSATVRLADALGVKEGKL
- the mutT gene encoding 8-oxo-dGTP diphosphatase MutT, whose amino-acid sequence is MKTVLVVAAALIDSDGRVLIAQRPEGKSLAGQWEFPGGKVEAGETPEAALIRELEEELGITTRAACLAPFVFASHTYEMFHLLMPLYLIRRWEGTPQPKEHTALKWVRPKDMRDYPMPPADLPLVAYLNDLI